The sequence AACGGTGGCGGATTGTTGGATTATAGTAAATGAGAAAGGAATCTTTACCGATGTGTGTAGTATTCtggtttttcaaaacttttccaTTACCTTCTTGCagtattttgtgaaaataagttttctatTGATATATCAAGTATTTTTCTGTTGACAAACGAAGTAAATATTTCGAGTATCGCGATCAATATGGAAAACAATGTTTTCTTCTAGAACGCACCCCACCTTGCTTCGAGAATAAATAATAGACTCATACTACCCAAGCATTTTTCTGTGGAAAATGTTCATTGCTAAATTCCAAAAGATGGGTCTTCAAAATGTTTATACACACTCAGATACACACGAATATACACACATCGTGTTGCAATATACTGTGATATACTGTTGGCCTATTGGCCACCTATAAAAGGCTAATTTTGATTTAAATCCTATAGTATTAAACATAAACTTAGTGTACACGTAGACCAAAAAGTGGGACATTGTGAAGACATTTGTGAAAGGTGGTAAAAATGCCTGAaacatagaaaaaaagttatgctcaaaaaactgatttcagggaccttccacagaaagtggcttgaaataccatccgctacaacattcctgaagaaactaggctcatatctggtttcgatggttaagcaaattttttatctcacttttaggtggattaatcattttacagattttcttaaaaaaaggtccttttcatatctaacgtcttctccaaacaaactacagcgaaaatATCAACAGAAACGGTGttattaaaaaagcgcacgaaatcggcaaaaagcaacactgtggtgtgtaaggaactcctaaaacattctctgtatatatttcaaaaagaaggattttcagaaggtatatccgaatttctgaacgaagtcttgacggaatgttcaaaggaattttcggagatatctaagactgtcagaagattcttcaggagttactttgaaaaaaaccTGCAGGGACTtctacggatattccttcaggagcttgttcaggaattcttaagaaaatttcaTCCTAGagcttttcaaggaattccaaaagagttcttagaagaatttcttgaggaattttcgggaaaacaccttaacgattttcccgaggttttcttaaacaaatttctgaaggaactttttccgaactagttcctgagagaaatttcagaatatagctgagagaattttcgaaagactttctggaattcgtttttgtagaacttcttGAGGTAATATCCGAGGGAATTTTTGGACGAATCtccataggattttttgaagaattacaaaaaaaatcctggagaaatttaggaattacttcagaaataccagtaggcatttcctctgaaattctattagaatttatttcataaattcctttgagaattcctccggaaattccttcagaaattcctttaggagttgtccataaaccacgtagactcttgagtaAGAGGGGGAAGTTCGTAGCACGTagacaaaagttcaactcaatggacgcagtggttctacgccccaacaaaaaaaaagagggggttaaaaaaattctacgtcagtctacgaaggggggcaGGGGtttactaaaatatcttttgattttcggcaggaacttctttagaaacttcaagtgattctttagaatttccacggggaattatgtcgcacttcgacgaaaaattatttagaatttacaaaggaagcattttggaatatccaagaagaagtcttaggaatttccaaaaggcattctttggaacttgtaaggggaattctccgaaatttccgtgagaaattctgggaagtccccgggaaatttttcttaatttctgaaattcttggaattttcgcgaggaattctttggacatacatataagcgaaattcttcgaaatttaacggcaaattcttcggcagttctaatgaaaattctttggaattatcgatggaaaaagaaattgttgaaaactttcaggagaaattatttgaatttcccaccaaaaactctttgagttttcacaaaaaaatattgcaattcttgtaagaaagtatttgtaattttcatgaaatttttttctattttttatgataaattcaacaCAAATTCAACAAACACAAatcctccataatttccaccgaaaattatctggaaaactctttggaatgtacataggatttttttttgaatttcttcaggaaatcgctcctactttgcaagagaaatgtcaaaatatcgtaggaagcctttagcatggtttcaacgggaaatattccaaaattttcacggaaaattacttgacattttaacgggaaaactttCGGAATTTAGAAATTCTTGCGATTTCAAcggtatggaattttcaagaaaaatatcgtaattatcacggagagttcgtTGGCGTATTACCTGGAAACTTTGAAGGTtatcaatcgggaaattctacggaatttctacgacaaactttttgggatgtagacttgacgttctcggaatttcaactcgaaattttttgaaattctgaaaattcttgggttttctacaaatttgaaccggcatgaagaattataattcagatgcgtgacagattttaagcagtggcgcgcctaTGCAAGTGTTGgtggcggtggcgcacacctctaggaggaatcaaatccaacagaaattaaattaattggcttcgagatttggtttcaggagctatggacagaggattgaatttgatttcgttttgacATTGTTGTTGATATTGATAttgagttggattttgttcagtttgattttgttaggtttgaaatttgaattttactgtAGTATTTACAATGGATTTGAAAATGGATTTGTATATCTGAATTTGGAAAAGTTTACttgggggaagggggggggttgaaaatatgaaaatttggcctacgtggtttgtgggaagttgtttagaaatactttcactatctcttaaagtagttcaaacgggaattattttcgaaaatccattcaggctctcttttaaaaatgccttcgttaatacatttagaaattcctgcacaaaaccctccagaatgtttttcaaaaacttctccaaaaattcatttgagagctcctcaaaaaaatttccttgaataatctaaaaaaactccaccaagaattcctttggatatttcaccagggatttctttaaaagtttcttcgaaaagcctccgggattccttcttagatttcttccaggaaatccattgaaaattaattagataatgaaatagttttcggtggagttgctaattgagtttttgaaaaaataaaacaaataaattaaacaactaacactgaaaaaatccgaaggtatAACTGAAAGAATTACGTAAAGAaccatgaaggcattttcgatggaattcctgcaggaaattctggaagaattgtcggagaatgttttaaaggaattgctggaagaagttctgaagaaattcctcacgaaaatttggaagaaatccctTATACAATCTctggaaaaattttttttgaagaattcatagaataattgccgaagaaattcatgaggaggtattgttttaaaaaaatgaagagttgctaaaaagtttttgaagaaactcgaaacggaatttcttgagaaattttattaagaaatatccggaggaatcgctaaagaaactttcgaaggaattccttaacgaatttcctatgaaattcttaacaacattttcgtagaaattactgaaacaatttttttgtatgcaggaatttcctgaagaaattcgtgaaggattttcttaagaaatccgtaatggaatttctgaaagaattttcggagaaattttgtaagacatttccggaagaatacatagagtaattttccaaggttttttattgaaactttttggAGGactatctggaggaatttactaggaaatataccaagtggttttggcGCTTTGGGGATGTATTCAAGCCTTCACAATAGCTTATGTGCCGcaacaaacataatttgtgagtcacctacaggcagtgttgtcttacactctgtgcaagaaattctgctctttgattttactccatctaaacgatggaTATTTAGTAAATTCAAATAGCCTTCTAtaagttgcacttacttagtaaagattgtaaaatcgtttggatggagtaaaatcaaagagcagcattttttgcacagagtgtaggacaaaactgcctacagatttaggtgcccgactgaatgaggctttggcttaaacgaattccaaagaccatttcaacattttttgtattattttacttagtagattaaatttactagatacagcctaattcaaattcacaactaatcaatcaaccaattcattatccattgtttgtcaccacactgtcttagaggcaccatcacttgaggtaaatttgaaattgaattctgacgagttccacctcaacaacattctaacaactaactaacaacaacaatcataacacgagtttagtactattccaatcaattccaccacgttgaaTTGTCTTataaatacgtatttcgtctctggaaggccatcttcagtgtctcttattttactcgactcgactcaagttaattgatttttttattacgattagtcatcggcgtggcaaaattatgatcggcggcgcgccgacccaaaatcgccggcggcggcggcgtgagtaaaaccaccggcggcggcggcgcacaggtctatgccaaactagccgtcttgattaaattagactgagaaaaGCAACGTCTAATTGAATACACCATCTTTTTATACATTGGAACGTTTTCCATTAACCATTAACCATTTTCCACACTCCGAGAATTCGATAGTCTGCattttttaacgtccatgcttcatggccGTACAGAGCGACCTTCCCCAGAAACCTGTTTCATTCTCCTTTCCAGCCTCATCTCCTCTTCCATTcaattttcacttccttttccgtcaggtaaatgatgagaaagaccagtgaaggcgatggcacaaatctcccaaattaagGGGAACGTGcatcctgagccgacgttctgataccatACCCCGCCACCTCCTGCAAGCTGGTTAGCTGATCACAGTGGACTGTGTCGTATGTGACTttgtattcgcagcatttcAGCAGTATCTAACGTTGAATAAACACACAGGTGTCAATTTTGTTTACAGATAAGAGCTTTATTTATTCGCTTTTATGAATATTATATTTAATGTACGACATCGATGATAATACATGAGACCAAAtgagtttgaataaaaataataaatcaagaaataatttctttagattttatcATGTTTCCTAATTTGAATCGCTCGCAACTCTACAATAATAAATACATTCCCATAAAAAAGGAAAACCACCTTACGATAAATCCTACTTACTATACGAAGAGATGCTATCATAAATTTATCTCAGATAAATTGTATCGGTCGTAAAATAAAGATATCTAATTAGACGAACGAAAGCGTAGATTATATGTGTGTTTGCTAAGTAAAATGCCCTGGTCATTGAAAAGTTTTATTAGTCGATAGTAATGTTATCTTGAATGTTTTTTGGTGCGATTGTTTTAAGACATTTGCTATATTGATTTATTCTAGAAATTGATAATGAATCGTCGAATAGTAGCCAAATGTTGAAGAACagtcaaaaaaataaacagaaaatTAATTATGACATTGTTCCAACCGAACGACTAGATAATTTAAACAAGAGAAACATATGATGCTGGACAATACCAAATATTGGAAACCAAAAACAtccattccattaaaaaaaataacaaataaactGCACATAAGTTGAAATAATATCCAAtttcactttcccttcgataaAGTCGTAAGCCAAATTCAAGCGAATGAGTAGAAATCACAAAATTAATTCTTAAGAGAATAAAAAACAGAACAGAGTACAGATCATTTATCTGTATATCTTCTTATGAAATCAAGATCCTGATTTAGATCAAAACCTGAGTAGAGAACTTGTCAAATTTAGACATTCACGTTTATAAAGAATGGAAAAACAGCTCAAAACTTTCGACTCGAAACAGCTGAGAAAGGTACAAAGCAAACACACTTCGAATCTACCATAGTCTTATAATTTTTTAATGGTTCCTACCCAGTCCCTTAGAGAATTGCTGTTGGATGAGCCAGCGCTTCCATTCCTACATTGTCACTCGTATACGCCATATCGCTGGAATCCATCAGCTGATCGGGATGCTGCCCTTGATCAATCATGATAATCATCTCCCCTGGATCGTCTCGCTCCGACGCCGAGCAGTGAACCTTCATATGAAGTGTCAGCGCTTCCCTGCGCAAGAACTTAGCGTCGCAGGAACCACATGAGAAAAATTTATCATCCCGGTGAACCCTTTCGTGGCGCAGTAATTTGTCTTTGCGGGAAAATCGCTTCGCGCATTGACTGCACTCGAAGGGTTTGAGATTGCTATGAACTGCCGCAAGATGGCGATCGAGCTCGCGCttgcgaatgaatttcttgtCGCACGTGTGGCAGCGATACTTTCGGACATCCGAATGGGTCAGCTGGTGGCTGTGGAGGGTGTTTTTGGACAGAAATTTCTTGGGACAATTTTGGCATGAGAACAGCAAGGCTTGAAGTGCGGACGAAGAATTCGATTGATATTCGTTATTTAGTGGAGCAACATTTGAAAAACTGGAAATGGCCGAAACGGGCGCAGCATTCGGTATTCCAGGATCATCTTCGGTTGCTGTCGGTTCGATTTCCTGATACGGATCCAAAGCGATAACCATACTTTCCGCATCGAACTGTGCTTGACCGACAGAGCCATGAGGAACGGTCGAAATAACGTGGGTCATCATCAGTCTCTGTGATTGATATTGTTCCTGTAACATTTGCTGATGCCTGACCAAACAGAGCCGCTCGTGGCTAAGCAGTTTGTCCTTCCGAGCGTAAGTATTATTGCACTTGCTGCAGGAAAACTGCTTTCCCAAGGACAGATGTATGTTCTGATGTCGGACAAGATCTGCCTTATTGGCAAAAGACCTACGAAGATAGAAAATGGTATCATTTATGTGAAGCCACAAATAGACATCAAATTACAAATTATGAACAACTCAAAATGATAAGCCGGAAATTAGGTTCTTTATACAAACCTTGGACAGACATTGCAGATGTGTGGTTTGAATCCCGAGTGGATTCTCAGATGCTTCGTAAGATTCGTATTCCTCGAAAAGCTCTTTCCACAAAGGTGGCAAGCAAAGGGCCGCACACCACTGTGCACAAACGTGTGCTTTTTGAGATCTGACCTCCGATGGAAACCCTTATTGCACTGAATGCAGATGTACGGTCGATCGATTCCGTGAACGTCACGAATGTGCGTAATAAGAGGCAACCGGATTGCGGTTTTAAACTCACAAAACTGGCAAGCGTACGGCGCCATCAAATCGTGGTCCTGCGTTTCGTGAATGTAACACGCGTTGGACATGGCGAACGCCACGTCACAATATTTGCACATGTGGACCAACTTTTTCAACTTGCTATCATCCATATCCTCCGAGGAATCATTATTCATTGCTGCTTTTACACTCTCGTCATTCGTATCTTCTTGACCGCCCACATCATCATTATCTTCTTCGTCTGAGAACAACTCTTGCAAACTTTGATTCGAGCTTTCATAGTCTTTCGTCGGATCTACAATTATGGTCTCTGCAGATTCCTCTTCCTCCTCGCCGCCAGCATTACTTCTCTCTTCATCATCATCACAATCATCTCCTAAGACTAATTCTTCTCTCTTGGAAAGCATCGCAGACTGCGGCATTGGCGGCGAATCTATTGGATCCATTATGTTCTCCTGCACAAATACCAGCTGTTTCAGTTTCTCGTCATttcgaatgcaattttcccgaaaCTCCGAACAACTTTCGGTCTGCAGTAAGCACTGCTGACAAATGTGCGTTGGAAGAACGTCGGTTTCGTTAAtctgcaaaataaaataatttactaaACAATCTTTGCTAAATGAAGAACAAACTGATTTTTACCTGAACTTCGAAGAACCGACGGATTTTGCCGCTCAACGATTCCTTTCCAGGTTCGTTAAATTCCTCGCCAAATACACTGATCAGCTGTGTTCCGTCTCCCCCTAAACACAAACGGCAAAAGTCCATATCCAGTACGGCTGCCGTCGCCGTGTGGTGGCCATTCTGCAGGGAGACCACTTGGAGGATTGTATCATCGGGAACGGAAGCCACCGTGACTGTTTTAAATTTGCGTTAGCCAAACTGTTTTGGACCGTATTCCGATAACGCACTGGAATAATGCGAACTGCGATCGGAAATCGTGGGAAAGCCTGAatcacaaaattgaaataaaaataaatcgacCCAAAATCCACAACGTAAACAAGATTTCTTCTCAGCATAAACAAACGCCCGaatttcactgaaatttaacaaatattgtTCATATGTATTCCTTTAACTCGAATCTGTCTATTTGTGTACTCTATCACAGACGATTTTGCACAAAAAATGTAgtattttcattatttgaacCGTTTAAGactgaaaatttctaaaaatgtttTACAACAAAGTTGTTGTTTTGGCTGTATAAACGAAAACGAAAATTGATTGcgtcgagaaaaaaaaagtcacaCATTGACAGTTAAACGATCTCTAACACAAGAGGTGGATTCTGCAACTGATGACACGGAAAGGCAACGGAAAGGTCTTAGTGGCGAGCTATTTGCCCAATGGGCCTTTTCATTAATTCATAAGCccattatccagctttccacgctcggtaatggcggcttgtcggtgtgtaaaaatcaatcagtcactgtactgtttgacactagctggaggaaggCCCATTGGCGTTCCttggtgaggggaagggaaaaaaggccttttcgccagtgagttttcctccagctagtgtcaaaaagtacagtaaCCGATTGAtatttacacaccgacaagccgccattaccgagcgtggacaGCTGGATAGTACTTACTATAGTCTCTATAGAGACCtcgataagagaaacgcggatagaaaatataactctgccaacactgcagccAACCTTCTTCATTAAAGAACAATACATGAAAATTTCTTCCTTTTATCCGGTTTATCCAGGTAAAATTTTACATGTCACTATTTAATGTGTTCATATCACATGACAATACAGTCCAATTAACAAAGCAATTGCATGTCATAATCTATCATTGATTTGCATAACAAATGTAAAATGCatttattgccgatttcaccaatttgaagagttatgtgtagattgtgatttgcccgcttctttttctcacactcactctcatttcgggttgatcgatttttgttactgaaatttacccaattataacccattactcgtgaGTCAcctgtaagcgtgtacactaaatcgattcccgccatgatttgacgtctttttgttttcagattgagcactcacacacaaatattatacacggaaaatcaaacttttttgagtgtattgagtgtgagaaaaagatgactgcaGTCACATGTGCATCTGCATCTCACATGtgagaaaaaaatctcgcaaaactcttataaagtgcaaaaagcgcaatataaTTTGTTCATTTATAGGTAAACGGTATTAACTCgaatttgtgggaagttatcaccacagacaaacagacgtaacactagagaaatttccatcgaccatgacttcaacgaccaattcaaatttgatcgattgcgcgtttcacaactagaggcgctagcgtcgtaatccttcgtgtttgacatttcactccagcgccttctggtgacaatgtcatacgaaacattgtttcgtgcaacatgctcgcaagatgatggtagaggagttgggcgatggatttttctgaaaaatgttcaaactgttacgtctgtttgtctgtgttatcACTGAGGCTTCCCACGGTACACAGCGGAACCGACACAACTCCCGGCGGGGTATTTCGGACGCGTAAAGTGGACGAGAAAACACAAGCGATTCGCTCTCCGCGGTGGTCGTTTATTTACTATTATTTACATTAAACATACAATAGACAACAACATATTCACAGGGCTGGCAAGGGATTATAAACATCGTACACATAACATTAGACTTGTCCAACATTCAACACACCTCGAGGTTTATCATCTCTAACATATATCACAAAGTCCACAAAGTATTACCTCACAAAGTCAAACAAAAGTTCTACATTGCTGGACACTCAGTCTTCGGTACTCTCCCTGCGTCATCAGCCGTCTTCGTCTTCTTCACCGCTTAGTCTTCGTTATTCACGACTCATCCGGCACACAGCATCGGGTTTCTCCTCAATATTCGTCCACACAGTCATAAAAATCGGTTTCTTCTATCAGGCGCTCCTCCTCAAGCGAACGCCCTTTGCTAGCTTTGCTTTGCACACCCGTACGCCAATTCCGCTTTCTTTCCTCTCCAACTCTCAAAGCATATAATCCTCCACGAAGTTCAGCAACGGCTTCCACTCTTCTTCCGAGGCTAATTATCTCGCACTTAGCTTTGTTAAAGTTCACACTCAGTCCTTTCTGGGCAAGCTTCCGGACCGAAATCAAACCACTGTCC comes from Armigeres subalbatus isolate Guangzhou_Male chromosome 2, GZ_Asu_2, whole genome shotgun sequence and encodes:
- the LOC134218174 gene encoding zinc finger protein 271-like: MDFCRLCLGGDGTQLISVFGEEFNEPGKESLSGKIRRFFEVQINETDVLPTHICQQCLLQTESCSEFRENCIRNDEKLKQLVFVQENIMDPIDSPPMPQSAMLSKREELVLGDDCDDDEERSNAGGEEEEESAETIIVDPTKDYESSNQSLQELFSDEEDNDDVGGQEDTNDESVKAAMNNDSSEDMDDSKLKKLVHMCKYCDVAFAMSNACYIHETQDHDLMAPYACQFCEFKTAIRLPLITHIRDVHGIDRPYICIQCNKGFHRRSDLKKHTFVHSGVRPFACHLCGKSFSRNTNLTKHLRIHSGFKPHICNVCPRSFANKADLVRHQNIHLSLGKQFSCSKCNNTYARKDKLLSHERLCLVRHQQMLQEQYQSQRLMMTHVISTVPHGSVGQAQFDAESMVIALDPYQEIEPTATEDDPGIPNAAPVSAISSFSNVAPLNNEYQSNSSSALQALLFSCQNCPKKFLSKNTLHSHQLTHSDVRKYRCHTCDKKFIRKRELDRHLAAVHSNLKPFECSQCAKRFSRKDKLLRHERVHRDDKFFSCGSCDAKFLRREALTLHMKVHCSASERDDPGEMIIMIDQGQHPDQLMDSSDMAYTSDNVGMEALAHPTAIL